The following proteins are co-located in the Streptomyces sp. NBC_01198 genome:
- a CDS encoding DUF4190 domain-containing protein, with product MTTGYGNTTQSQIRARGNGLAIAGMVCGIVGIFLFNVILGPLALIFGGIGMRNARRGAGHHGMALAAVILGVFDILLFVVLLAVASSNGGFSWHVG from the coding sequence ATGACGACCGGCTACGGCAATACCACCCAGTCCCAGATCAGGGCGCGCGGCAACGGACTGGCCATCGCGGGAATGGTCTGCGGCATCGTCGGGATCTTCCTGTTCAACGTGATCCTCGGCCCGCTGGCACTGATCTTCGGCGGAATCGGCATGCGCAATGCCCGCCGTGGCGCGGGGCACCACGGGATGGCGCTCGCAGCGGTGATCCTGGGCGTCTTCGACATCCTGCTGTTCGTCGTCCTGCTGGCCGTGGCCAGCAGCAACGGGGGCTTCAGCTGGCACGTCGGCTGA
- a CDS encoding C4-dicarboxylate ABC transporter encodes MPTGEGRGTGPALPGRPPPRPAVHAGRPLLVPGWFAAVMGTGIVANAAVTLPRSFRGLQGAATVVWAGAALLLVALAAAYARQRALRQHAADPLLAPFFGAPPMALLTVGAGALLLGPRVIGARAAVDADWVLWSAGTVLGLGTACAVPYLMITRHRFAAEAASGGWLMPVVPPLVSAATGALLVRHAPAGQPRLALLLGCYAMLGLGLVAVLLVLAMLYSRLVHQDAPSGPVVPTVWIGLGALGQAVTALGTLATAAPSALDASYARGTASLALLGGVALWGFALLWLALAAALTVRELRAGLPFAPTWWSFIFPLGALVTGTGALAARTGSDLFVWPAVVLYALLAAAWALVAWRSLHHAAAHGRRTAVRA; translated from the coding sequence GTGCCGACCGGAGAGGGCCGGGGCACCGGACCCGCCCTGCCCGGCAGACCCCCACCGCGCCCCGCCGTGCACGCCGGGCGTCCGCTGCTCGTCCCCGGCTGGTTCGCGGCCGTGATGGGCACCGGCATCGTCGCCAACGCGGCGGTCACGCTGCCGCGGAGCTTCCGCGGCCTGCAGGGCGCCGCCACGGTGGTCTGGGCGGGAGCCGCCCTGCTGCTCGTCGCGCTGGCCGCAGCTTACGCACGGCAGCGTGCGTTGCGGCAGCACGCCGCCGACCCGCTGCTGGCCCCCTTCTTCGGAGCGCCGCCGATGGCGCTGCTCACGGTGGGCGCCGGAGCGCTGCTGCTCGGCCCGCGGGTGATCGGCGCCCGGGCGGCAGTGGACGCGGACTGGGTCCTCTGGTCGGCGGGCACGGTGCTCGGCCTCGGCACCGCCTGCGCGGTGCCGTATCTGATGATCACCCGGCACCGCTTCGCCGCCGAGGCGGCGTCCGGCGGCTGGCTGATGCCGGTGGTACCGCCGCTGGTCTCGGCCGCGACGGGCGCGCTGCTGGTCCGGCACGCACCGGCGGGGCAGCCACGGCTGGCCCTGCTGCTGGGGTGCTACGCGATGCTCGGGCTCGGCCTGGTGGCGGTCCTGCTGGTGCTGGCCATGCTCTACAGCCGCCTGGTGCACCAGGACGCGCCCAGCGGCCCGGTGGTGCCCACGGTGTGGATCGGCCTGGGGGCGCTGGGGCAGGCGGTCACCGCGCTGGGCACGCTGGCCACCGCCGCGCCGAGCGCGCTGGACGCGTCGTACGCGCGGGGCACGGCGAGCCTGGCGCTGCTCGGCGGGGTCGCGCTGTGGGGATTCGCCCTGCTGTGGCTGGCGCTCGCAGCGGCGCTGACCGTGCGGGAGCTGCGGGCGGGCCTGCCCTTCGCGCCCACCTGGTGGTCCTTCATCTTCCCGCTCGGCGCCCTGGTCACCGGGACCGGCGCGCTGGCCGCCCGCACCGGCTCCGACCTCTTCGTCTGGCCCGCGGTCGTCCTCTACGCCCTGCTGGCCGCCGCGTGGGCCCTGGTGGCCTGGCGCTCGCTGCACCACGCCGCCGCGCACGGCCGCCGGACGGCGGTCCGCGCGTAG
- a CDS encoding HAD family hydrolase: MDTERHWQDARDLTLREFGLRAAPGFAERAKGLHYTECGQLMADEARRPELGDELTDALLAGFRTLVAAQPTTMPGAPELVAHAAKFAPLAVASNCPADVVETCLEGAGLLAYFDHIVVPDGAVRPKPAPDVYLTAARLCGADPAQCLAVEDSACGVEAAQRAGLRIMGVGPWPGEEVAARVDLWVARLDDPDVFAWAGRRVAQALAR, translated from the coding sequence ATGGACACCGAACGGCACTGGCAGGACGCTCGCGACCTGACGCTGCGCGAGTTCGGTCTGCGCGCGGCACCCGGCTTCGCCGAGCGCGCCAAGGGCCTGCACTACACCGAGTGCGGGCAGCTCATGGCCGACGAGGCGCGGCGGCCCGAACTGGGCGACGAGCTGACCGACGCGCTGCTCGCGGGCTTCCGCACGCTGGTCGCCGCCCAGCCCACCACGATGCCGGGCGCGCCGGAACTGGTCGCCCACGCGGCGAAGTTCGCGCCGCTGGCGGTCGCAAGCAACTGCCCCGCCGACGTGGTGGAGACCTGCCTCGAAGGGGCCGGGCTGCTGGCGTACTTCGACCACATCGTGGTCCCGGACGGTGCCGTGCGCCCCAAGCCCGCGCCCGACGTCTACCTCACCGCGGCCCGCCTGTGCGGCGCCGACCCGGCGCAGTGCCTCGCGGTCGAGGACTCGGCCTGCGGGGTCGAGGCAGCGCAGCGCGCCGGGCTGCGGATCATGGGCGTCGGCCCGTGGCCCGGCGAGGAGGTCGCCGCCCGGGTCGACCTGTGGGTGGCCAGGCTCGACGACCCGGACGTCTTCGCGTGGGCGGGCCGCCGCGTGGCACAGGCGCTGGCCCGCTGA
- a CDS encoding STAS domain-containing protein → MSTELGEPSVITAAGESDLDNIDPLSEAVEAALAHHPHLVLDLADITFADSTFLTALINARSSALEKDGSVRLLAASSTVRRLLELTGADVLFPPVTAGQLKQS, encoded by the coding sequence GTGTCCACCGAGCTCGGTGAGCCCAGTGTCATCACCGCGGCCGGAGAGTCGGACCTCGACAACATCGATCCGCTCAGCGAGGCGGTCGAGGCCGCGCTGGCCCACCACCCCCATCTGGTGCTCGACCTGGCGGACATCACCTTCGCCGACTCCACCTTCCTCACCGCCCTGATCAACGCCCGCAGCAGTGCCCTGGAGAAGGACGGCAGCGTGCGCCTGCTGGCCGCCAGCTCCACGGTCCGGCGGCTGCTGGAACTCACCGGCGCCGACGTGCTCTTCCCGCCGGTCACCGCGGGGCAGCTCAAGCAGTCCTGA
- a CDS encoding LPFR motif small protein, which translates to MLKAIGDVLAKIGSAIATVVSLPFRAVARLFGGASDSAHGHH; encoded by the coding sequence ATGCTCAAGGCAATCGGAGACGTCCTTGCGAAGATCGGCAGTGCCATCGCCACCGTCGTCAGCCTGCCCTTCCGCGCCGTCGCCCGGCTCTTCGGCGGCGCCTCGGACAGCGCCCACGGTCACCACTGA
- a CDS encoding hydrophobic protein encodes MGPLLVVLLLALLLFGAGFALHLLWWIAVVVLVLWLLGFVARGTSAGGGRGRWYRW; translated from the coding sequence ATGGGACCGTTGCTCGTAGTTCTTCTGCTCGCACTGCTTCTTTTCGGTGCGGGATTCGCACTCCACCTGCTGTGGTGGATCGCCGTCGTGGTGCTCGTGCTGTGGCTTCTCGGCTTTGTCGCACGCGGCACTTCCGCCGGAGGCGGTCGCGGCCGCTGGTATCGCTGGTAG
- a CDS encoding ScbA/BarX family gamma-butyrolactone biosynthesis protein, translated as MRNLLGEPRAPNLSWSSTVPRELVHRTSVAEVLLTDVRPDRAGGFLAAACWPRSHPTFPPDGSDRHSPLLVVETLRQLGIYLPLRWYGVPATARMLIDDLYFALRPDREPRVDLGCTEITCTVEVTHPRRRSDGGLAAVRLTVGYQAGGRLFARAGGGARFLSAERYAAVRGDLMAARQPPPAPGGRPDPALLGVARTADVVVARRADGLAVEPADPGHPFYFDHAGDHVPGMLLLEAARQGAAEASGGVLLRPVSGRLAAVRFTEYQPPALVDTVTHHRTCVFRVRQGAGATAYGVLGYGRHDM; from the coding sequence ATGAGGAATCTGCTCGGCGAGCCGCGCGCCCCGAACCTGAGCTGGTCGTCCACCGTCCCCCGCGAGCTGGTGCACCGCACGTCGGTGGCCGAGGTGCTGCTGACCGATGTCAGACCCGACCGGGCGGGCGGCTTCCTGGCCGCGGCCTGCTGGCCGCGCTCGCACCCGACCTTCCCCCCCGACGGCAGCGACCGGCACAGCCCGCTGCTGGTCGTGGAGACGCTGCGCCAGCTGGGCATCTACCTCCCCCTGCGGTGGTACGGCGTGCCCGCGACCGCCCGGATGCTCATCGACGACCTGTACTTCGCGCTGCGCCCGGACCGCGAACCGCGCGTCGACCTGGGCTGTACCGAGATCACCTGCACCGTCGAGGTGACGCACCCGCGGCGGCGCTCCGACGGCGGGCTCGCCGCCGTACGGCTGACCGTCGGCTACCAGGCCGGCGGGCGGCTCTTCGCCCGCGCAGGCGGCGGTGCGCGGTTCCTGTCCGCCGAGCGGTACGCCGCCGTCCGCGGCGACCTGATGGCCGCCCGGCAGCCGCCGCCCGCACCCGGCGGCCGCCCCGATCCGGCGCTGCTCGGTGTCGCCCGAACCGCTGACGTCGTCGTCGCGCGCCGCGCTGACGGGCTGGCGGTCGAGCCGGCCGACCCCGGCCACCCGTTCTACTTCGACCACGCCGGCGACCATGTGCCCGGCATGCTGCTGCTGGAGGCGGCGCGCCAGGGTGCCGCCGAGGCCAGCGGCGGGGTGCTGCTCCGGCCGGTCAGCGGCCGGCTGGCCGCGGTGCGTTTCACCGAGTACCAGCCGCCGGCCCTGGTGGACACCGTCACACACCACCGCACCTGCGTCTTCCGGGTCCGGCAGGGCGCCGGAGCGACCGCGTACGGCGTCCTCGGCTACGGCCGACACGACATGTGA
- a CDS encoding ScbR family autoregulator-binding transcription factor produces MQERAEATRRYLVEAAAHLFEERGFAGTSISDISARSGRTSGAIYFHFTNKEKLALAVVEATLATWPALIARVRASSAPALDKLVSLSFTVARSFRDDVVVRAGSRLWMERKAIEAPVPTPFVAWIETVTELLRDARAEGELSSAVEPETAALAVVYAFFGLHTVSDALDGRARIEERLRELWEVLLLAIQAAPDAPALLARACGPAPAALPA; encoded by the coding sequence GTGCAGGAACGTGCCGAGGCGACGCGCAGGTATCTGGTGGAGGCCGCGGCGCACCTTTTCGAGGAACGCGGATTCGCCGGTACCAGTATCAGCGACATCAGCGCCCGGTCAGGCCGTACCAGCGGTGCCATCTACTTCCACTTCACCAACAAGGAGAAGCTGGCGCTGGCGGTGGTCGAGGCGACCCTGGCGACCTGGCCCGCGCTGATCGCCCGGGTCCGCGCCTCGTCCGCTCCGGCGCTGGACAAGCTGGTCTCGCTGAGTTTCACGGTGGCGCGCTCGTTCCGGGACGACGTGGTGGTGCGGGCCGGGTCGCGGCTGTGGATGGAGCGCAAGGCGATCGAGGCGCCGGTGCCGACACCCTTCGTGGCCTGGATCGAGACGGTGACCGAGCTGCTGCGGGACGCCAGGGCCGAGGGCGAGCTGTCATCCGCCGTGGAGCCGGAGACCGCCGCGCTCGCGGTGGTCTACGCGTTCTTCGGCCTGCACACCGTGTCCGACGCGCTGGATGGGCGGGCCCGCATCGAGGAGCGGCTGCGGGAGCTGTGGGAAGTGCTCCTCCTGGCCATCCAGGCCGCCCCCGACGCTCCCGCGCTGCTCGCCCGCGCCTGCGGTCCCGCCCCGGCCGCGCTGCCGGCCTGA